The Lepisosteus oculatus isolate fLepOcu1 chromosome 4, fLepOcu1.hap2, whole genome shotgun sequence genome window below encodes:
- the LOC102684993 gene encoding arrestin domain-containing protein 3-like isoform X2 — protein sequence MAQGKVTSLTISCDYLNESNTFSSGDFISGRVIIDVTGNVNVQLLTISAKGRADVWWSERNGRNVVLSGTQVYPFTFQIPHEELPSSVKGRHGSVRYWLEAKLHRPWRLSKTVKMDLAVVKHIDVNSLELLAPQLLTADKTLCCWFCSSGPVSLSARIERKGYTPGDSVSIFAEIENHSSREVKPKAALQQIQTFYATMKTQTVTTEIACVKGKPISAGGRETWCGRLLDIPLDTTMSVLNCKIMKVEYSVLVIVDIPCATALKVVFPVIIGTIPLQCPVN from the exons ATGGCGCAAGGAAAGGTGACCAGTCTCACCATCAGCTGCGACTATCTAAACGAAAGCAACACCTTCTCGAGTGGAGACTTCATCTCTGGGCGTGTGATTATCGACGTTACAGGAAACGTGAATGTACAGCTTCTCACGATTAGTGCGAAAGGACGCGCGGATGTATGGTGGTCGGAAAGAAATG GTCGGAACGTCGTCCTGTCAGGaacccaggtgtacccttttactTTTCAGATTCCACATGA AGAGTTGCCATCTTCCGTTAAGGGACGTCATGGCAGTGTGAGATACTGGCTGGAAGCAAAATTACACCGACCATGGCGTCTGTCCAAAACTGTCAAGATGGACCTTGCTGTTGTCAAACATATTGACGTCAATAGCCTTGAGCTGTTG GCACCACAGTTACTTACAGCCGACAAGACTCTGTGTTGCTGGTTCTGCTCCTCAGGCCCCGTCTCCTTAAGTGCCAGAATTGAAAGGAAGGGTTACACCCCCG GAGATTCAGTTAGCATCTTTGCGGAAATTGAAAACCACTCGTCGCGGGAGGTGAAGCCAAAGGCAGCCCTTCAGCAAATACAGACCTTCTATGCTACTATGAAAACACAGACAGTCACCACCGAAATTGCTTGTGTGAAAGGAAAGCCTATCAgtgctggtggaagagaaacgTGGTGTGGGCGACTGCTGGACATCCCTCTCGACACAACGATGTCAGTTCTGAACTGCAAGATAATGAAAGTGGAGTACTCAGTACTG gtgATTGTGGATATTCCCTGTGCTACTGCCCTTAAAGTGGTTTTTCCAGTGATCATCGGTACCATTCCCTTGCAGTGCCCAGTTAATTAG
- the LOC102684993 gene encoding arrestin domain-containing protein 3-like isoform X1 gives MAQGKVTSLTISCDYLNESNTFSSGDFISGRVIIDVTGNVNVQLLTISAKGRADVWWSERNGENDDTYSANEKYFKIKNVLIQSSSGRNVVLSGTQVYPFTFQIPHEELPSSVKGRHGSVRYWLEAKLHRPWRLSKTVKMDLAVVKHIDVNSLELLAPQLLTADKTLCCWFCSSGPVSLSARIERKGYTPGDSVSIFAEIENHSSREVKPKAALQQIQTFYATMKTQTVTTEIACVKGKPISAGGRETWCGRLLDIPLDTTMSVLNCKIMKVEYSVLVIVDIPCATALKVVFPVIIGTIPLQCPVN, from the exons ATGGCGCAAGGAAAGGTGACCAGTCTCACCATCAGCTGCGACTATCTAAACGAAAGCAACACCTTCTCGAGTGGAGACTTCATCTCTGGGCGTGTGATTATCGACGTTACAGGAAACGTGAATGTACAGCTTCTCACGATTAGTGCGAAAGGACGCGCGGATGTATGGTGGTCGGAAAGAAATGGTGAAAATGACGATACCTACTCTGCGAATGaaaaatacttcaaaattaaaaacGTTTTAATACAGTCTTCATCGG GTCGGAACGTCGTCCTGTCAGGaacccaggtgtacccttttactTTTCAGATTCCACATGA AGAGTTGCCATCTTCCGTTAAGGGACGTCATGGCAGTGTGAGATACTGGCTGGAAGCAAAATTACACCGACCATGGCGTCTGTCCAAAACTGTCAAGATGGACCTTGCTGTTGTCAAACATATTGACGTCAATAGCCTTGAGCTGTTG GCACCACAGTTACTTACAGCCGACAAGACTCTGTGTTGCTGGTTCTGCTCCTCAGGCCCCGTCTCCTTAAGTGCCAGAATTGAAAGGAAGGGTTACACCCCCG GAGATTCAGTTAGCATCTTTGCGGAAATTGAAAACCACTCGTCGCGGGAGGTGAAGCCAAAGGCAGCCCTTCAGCAAATACAGACCTTCTATGCTACTATGAAAACACAGACAGTCACCACCGAAATTGCTTGTGTGAAAGGAAAGCCTATCAgtgctggtggaagagaaacgTGGTGTGGGCGACTGCTGGACATCCCTCTCGACACAACGATGTCAGTTCTGAACTGCAAGATAATGAAAGTGGAGTACTCAGTACTG gtgATTGTGGATATTCCCTGTGCTACTGCCCTTAAAGTGGTTTTTCCAGTGATCATCGGTACCATTCCCTTGCAGTGCCCAGTTAATTAG